The genomic window CTTTCTAACCGTTATCATAACACAGAATACATATTTCTTAACAAAAATGTCAAAAAAATAGGTTCGTTGAATGAGGTGCCGGCACGCACCGCATCACTGTGTTAACGCTTTAAAGGGTTGAGGGCCTGACCCGCACTACGACACCGCGTTAACGCTTTAAAGGATCGAGGGTCTGACCCGCACTACGATACCGCGTTAATGCTTTAAAGGGTTGAGTGGCTGTTCCCCACGGCACGAGGCCCCGGCCGATGATTCAGGAAGTTTTGATAGGCAAAGCCTCTCACTTCTTCTTCGGAAAAATGCTTCAATAATTCATTGATGAGATGTTGGCTTTTGGATGCATCCTCAAGCCCGACGACAAATTTAGAAATGCCGTCAAAATCTGATCCTAACCCAATTTGTTTTTCACCTCCAAGAGAACAGAAATGCTCAATATGTTTGATTACATCCGATATTGCTGCTTCTCCATTTTCCTTTAAAAACGGAGGGTGATAGACAACGTGGATCATTCCTCCTTTTTTAAACATGGCAATCGCTTGCTCATCTTTTAAATTACGAGGATGATCGCACAGTTTTCGAGAATTAGAATGGCTGGCAATCGGATAATCCGCAAGTTCCATCACATCCCAAAAAGCTTTTTCACTTAAATGCGAGACGTCCGTAAACATTTGATGTTTATTGTTAAAGCGAACAATCTCCTCTCCAAACAAAGTAAGACCTGCACCGCGCGGTTCTTCTGCCCCATCTGCTGCCAAGTTGGCATAATTCCAAGTCAATCCGACTGACCTCACACCAAGCTGGTAAAGGATATGAAGCTTCGTCAAGTCATTGCCGATCGCATCGACACCTTCAAGCGTCAGCATAGCTCCGATTTCACCGTCTTTTAAGCTGTCAAAATCAGACCATTCTCGAATCTGCTTCATTTCAGGATTTTTATCAAGCACTTCCGAATAAAATAAATCGACTTGATCGAGAGCAATCGTAAATTTCTCATCTGTGTTTATT from Bacillus methanolicus includes these protein-coding regions:
- a CDS encoding dipeptidase encodes the protein MNIIDLHCDVLLKLSESKRTLRFADAPELHANKQRLKQGKIKVQCFAIFVDPEINTDEKFTIALDQVDLFYSEVLDKNPEMKQIREWSDFDSLKDGEIGAMLTLEGVDAIGNDLTKLHILYQLGVRSVGLTWNYANLAADGAEEPRGAGLTLFGEEIVRFNNKHQMFTDVSHLSEKAFWDVMELADYPIASHSNSRKLCDHPRNLKDEQAIAMFKKGGMIHVVYHPPFLKENGEAAISDVIKHIEHFCSLGGEKQIGLGSDFDGISKFVVGLEDASKSQHLINELLKHFSEEEVRGFAYQNFLNHRPGPRAVGNSHSTL